One region of Pseudomonas sp. ABC1 genomic DNA includes:
- a CDS encoding M48 family metallopeptidase, with product MSDLKYLAAYPEQLQEQVRQLIARQRLGEYLQQRYPERHTIQNDRALYGYVTELKQRHLKSAPGIDKVLFDNRLDLTHRALGLHTAISRVQGGKLKAKKEIRVAALFKDAAPEFLRMIVVHELAHLREADHNKAFYQLCCHMLPDYHQLEFDLRVYLTWRDLEAS from the coding sequence ATGAGCGACCTGAAATACCTGGCAGCCTACCCGGAACAGTTACAGGAACAGGTGCGTCAGTTGATCGCCAGGCAACGCCTGGGCGAATACCTGCAACAACGCTACCCCGAGCGTCACACGATACAGAACGACCGGGCGCTCTATGGCTATGTGACGGAGCTGAAACAGCGCCACCTGAAAAGCGCACCGGGCATCGACAAGGTCCTGTTCGACAACCGCCTCGACCTGACCCACCGCGCCCTCGGCCTGCACACCGCGATCTCCCGCGTGCAGGGCGGCAAGCTCAAGGCAAAGAAGGAAATCCGCGTGGCCGCCCTGTTCAAGGACGCCGCACCCGAATTCCTCAGGATGATCGTGGTGCACGAGCTGGCACACTTGCGTGAGGCCGACCACAACAAGGCCTTCTACCAGCTCTGCTGCCACATGCTGCCCGACTACCACCAGCTCGAGTTCGACCTGCGAGTCTACCTGACCTGGCGCGACCTCGAAGCCAGCTGA
- a CDS encoding acetoin reductase: MSLTNKVVLVTGAGQGIGKAIALRLAKDGADVSLVDVKPDGIQAVAEEIRALGRKATTFVADVSKQDQVFAAVDHAERELGGFDIIVNNAGISQVASLLEVTPAEVERIQAINVQGVLWGIQAAAKKLKALKKPGKIINASSIAGHDGFALLGVYSSTKFAVRALTQAAAKELASDGITVNAYCPGVVGTDMWVDIDQRMADITGAPVGATYKKYVEGIALGRAQTPEDVAGFVSYLAGPDADYMTGQSPLIDGGLVYR, translated from the coding sequence ATGAGCCTCACCAACAAGGTCGTACTGGTTACCGGCGCCGGACAGGGTATCGGCAAGGCCATCGCACTGCGCCTGGCGAAGGATGGCGCCGATGTCTCGCTGGTCGACGTCAAGCCGGATGGCATCCAGGCAGTCGCCGAGGAAATCCGCGCACTGGGCCGCAAGGCCACCACCTTCGTGGCTGACGTATCGAAGCAGGATCAGGTGTTCGCCGCCGTTGACCATGCCGAGCGCGAGCTGGGCGGCTTCGACATCATCGTCAACAACGCCGGTATTTCCCAGGTCGCCTCGCTGCTGGAGGTGACACCAGCGGAGGTCGAGCGCATCCAGGCGATCAACGTACAGGGCGTGCTGTGGGGCATCCAGGCTGCCGCCAAGAAGCTCAAGGCTCTGAAGAAACCCGGCAAGATCATCAACGCCTCGTCCATCGCCGGCCATGACGGCTTCGCCCTGCTCGGCGTGTATTCCTCCACCAAGTTTGCCGTACGCGCCCTGACCCAGGCGGCGGCCAAGGAACTGGCCAGCGACGGCATCACCGTCAACGCCTACTGCCCCGGCGTGGTCGGCACCGACATGTGGGTCGACATCGACCAGCGCATGGCCGATATCACCGGCGCACCGGTGGGCGCGACCTACAAGAAGTACGTCGAAGGCATCGCACTGGGACGGGCACAAACGCCCGAGGACGTGGCAGGCTTCGTCTCCTACCTGGCCGGCCCGGACGCCGACTACATGACCGGCCAGTCGCCGCTGATCGACGGCGGCCTGGTCTACCGCTGA
- a CDS encoding acetyl-CoA sensor PanZ family protein, producing the protein MPVHVETVSAPSEQDRLDLSRIYQDAPDWLLPPYADADSLIESALASGHLIAGRFNDRLLGAAMLQEDESGWRLSHLCVRSITRQRGVGRRIIEEARRHAAETGKPLRLCAPLDQLETQALATRMQLTLAPL; encoded by the coding sequence ATGCCCGTCCATGTAGAAACCGTCAGCGCCCCCAGCGAGCAGGATCGCCTCGACCTGTCACGCATCTACCAGGACGCTCCCGACTGGCTGCTGCCCCCCTACGCCGATGCCGACAGCCTGATCGAAAGCGCCCTGGCCAGCGGCCATCTGATCGCCGGGCGCTTCAATGACCGACTGCTCGGTGCCGCCATGCTGCAAGAGGACGAAAGCGGCTGGCGCTTGTCACACCTGTGCGTGCGCAGCATCACACGCCAGCGTGGCGTGGGCCGGCGGATCATCGAGGAAGCTCGGCGTCACGCTGCTGAAACCGGTAAACCCCTGCGGCTCTGCGCACCGCTCGACCAGCTGGAAACCCAGGCCCTGGCCACGCGCATGCAACTGACACTGGCACCACTCTAG
- the hisH gene encoding imidazole glycerol phosphate synthase subunit HisH, with product MQTVAVIDYGMGNLHSVAKALEHVGAGRVLVSSDTQVIREADRVVFPGVGAIRDCMAEIRRLGFDDLVREVSQDRPFLGICVGMQALMEHSEENDGVDGIGLFPGRVRFFGQDLVEEGERLKVPHMGWNEVRQSIDHPLWHSIPDLARFYFVHSYYIEAGNPRQVVGRGHYGKEFAAALAEGPRFAVQFHPEKSHSHGLQLLQNFAAWDGRW from the coding sequence ATGCAGACTGTCGCCGTTATCGACTATGGCATGGGCAACCTGCATTCGGTGGCCAAGGCGCTGGAGCACGTCGGCGCCGGTCGTGTGCTGGTCAGCAGCGATACCCAGGTGATCCGCGAGGCCGACCGTGTGGTGTTCCCCGGTGTCGGTGCGATCCGCGATTGCATGGCAGAGATTCGTCGACTCGGTTTCGATGACCTGGTGCGCGAGGTCAGCCAGGATCGTCCCTTCCTCGGCATCTGTGTCGGCATGCAAGCGCTGATGGAGCACAGCGAGGAGAACGACGGGGTCGATGGCATCGGCCTGTTCCCTGGGCGGGTGCGTTTCTTTGGCCAGGACCTTGTCGAGGAGGGCGAGCGCCTGAAGGTGCCGCACATGGGTTGGAACGAGGTGCGCCAGAGCATCGACCACCCGCTGTGGCACAGCATTCCCGACCTGGCGCGTTTCTATTTCGTGCACAGCTACTACATCGAGGCGGGTAATCCGCGCCAGGTAGTCGGTCGTGGCCATTACGGCAAGGAGTTCGCCGCGGCGCTGGCCGAAGGGCCGCGTTTCGCCGTGCAGTTCCACCCGGAGAAAAGCCATTCCCATGGCCTGCAACTGCTGCAGAACTTCGCCGCCTGGGATGGTCGCTGGTAA
- a CDS encoding DUF2164 domain-containing protein, with protein sequence MARARNKAPVLTLTPAQESEATDRIKRFMAERFELDIGSFEAAEVLELFACEIAPHYYNRAISDVQVHLKDRFESIESDLWAMEKSN encoded by the coding sequence ATGGCGAGGGCCAGGAACAAGGCGCCGGTCCTGACGCTGACGCCCGCCCAGGAAAGCGAGGCGACCGACAGGATCAAGCGCTTCATGGCCGAGCGTTTCGAGCTGGATATCGGCAGCTTCGAAGCCGCCGAGGTGCTTGAGCTGTTCGCGTGCGAGATCGCTCCGCATTACTACAACCGGGCGATCTCCGATGTGCAGGTGCACCTTAAAGACCGCTTCGAGAGCATCGAGAGCGACCTCTGGGCGATGGAAAAAAGCAACTGA
- the hisB gene encoding imidazoleglycerol-phosphate dehydratase HisB, with protein MAERTAFVERNTLETQVKASINLDGTGKAQFAIGVPFLEHMLDQIARHGLIDLDVECKGDLHIDDHHTVEDVGITLGQAFAKAVGDKKGMTRYGHSYVPLDEALSRVVIDFSGRPGLVMNVPYTRATVGGFDVDLFQEFFQGFVNHAQVTLHIDNLRGINTHHQIETVFKAFGRALRMALELDPRMAGQMPSTKGCL; from the coding sequence ATGGCCGAACGTACGGCATTCGTCGAGCGCAATACCCTGGAGACCCAGGTCAAGGCGTCGATCAACCTGGATGGCACCGGTAAGGCGCAGTTCGCCATCGGCGTGCCCTTCCTTGAGCACATGCTCGACCAGATCGCCCGCCACGGGCTGATCGACCTGGATGTCGAGTGCAAGGGCGATCTGCATATCGACGACCACCACACCGTGGAAGATGTCGGTATCACCCTCGGCCAGGCGTTCGCCAAGGCGGTCGGCGACAAGAAGGGTATGACTCGCTACGGTCACAGCTATGTGCCGCTGGACGAAGCGCTGTCGCGGGTGGTGATCGACTTTTCCGGCCGTCCCGGCCTGGTGATGAACGTGCCTTACACTCGCGCCACCGTCGGCGGTTTCGACGTGGACCTGTTCCAGGAGTTCTTCCAAGGCTTCGTCAACCATGCCCAGGTCACGCTGCACATCGACAACCTGCGCGGCATCAATACCCACCACCAGATCGAGACGGTATTCAAGGCGTTCGGCCGTGCCCTGCGCATGGCGCTGGAGCTGGACCCGCGCATGGCCGGGCAGATGCCTTCCACCAAAGGTTGCCTGTAA
- a CDS encoding divergent polysaccharide deacetylase family protein, protein MRLAVLLLASLCAVSALAQGTQPRLTLVIDDLGQHPQRDQRVLALPGPVVLAIMPDTPHAASLARQAEAAGKTVILHLPMAPAGGPYAWRPELSREQLQQRLDAALRAVPHVRGINNHMGSRMTEQQQAMGWLMRDLQRRHLFFLDSRTSPRTSAAAAAQEIGLASLSRDIFLDNDQAPEAIAERLRAAIALARKQGTAVVIGHPHAATLAVLERELPRLKEQGIDWIDIEQMIALRANRAMPAHGKDGLYRTPR, encoded by the coding sequence ATGCGCCTCGCCGTACTGCTGCTGGCTTCACTCTGCGCAGTGTCGGCGCTCGCCCAGGGTACTCAGCCTCGGCTGACGCTGGTGATCGACGACCTTGGCCAGCACCCGCAGCGCGACCAGCGTGTGCTGGCACTGCCTGGCCCGGTGGTGCTGGCGATCATGCCCGACACGCCCCACGCCGCCAGCCTGGCACGGCAGGCTGAGGCCGCCGGCAAGACCGTCATCCTGCACCTGCCGATGGCCCCGGCGGGCGGCCCCTACGCCTGGCGACCCGAACTCTCCCGCGAGCAATTGCAGCAACGCCTGGATGCCGCCTTGCGAGCCGTGCCCCATGTGCGCGGCATCAACAATCATATGGGCAGCCGCATGACCGAGCAGCAACAGGCCATGGGCTGGCTGATGCGGGACTTGCAACGGCGCCACCTGTTCTTTCTCGACAGCCGCACCAGCCCGCGTACCAGCGCCGCCGCCGCGGCACAGGAGATCGGCCTCGCCAGCCTGTCGCGGGATATCTTCCTGGACAACGACCAGGCGCCAGAAGCCATCGCCGAGCGCCTGCGCGCCGCCATCGCACTGGCGCGCAAGCAAGGTACGGCGGTGGTCATCGGCCATCCGCATGCCGCCACCCTGGCCGTACTCGAACGCGAACTGCCGCGCCTGAAGGAACAGGGCATCGACTGGATCGACATCGAGCAGATGATCGCCCTGCGCGCCAACCGCGCCATGCCAGCCCATGGCAAGGACGGGCTATACAGGACGCCACGATGA
- the hisA gene encoding 1-(5-phosphoribosyl)-5-[(5-phosphoribosylamino)methylideneamino]imidazole-4-carboxamide isomerase translates to MLIIPAIDLKDGACVRLRQGLMDDATVFSDDPVAMAAKWVEGGCRRLHLVDLNGAFEGQPVNGEVVTAIARRYPNLPIQIGGGIRSLETIEHYVKAGVSYVIIGTKAVKQPEFVGEACRAFPGKVIVGLDAKDGFVATDGWAQVSTVQVIDLAKRFEADGVSAIVYTDIAKDGMMQGCNVEATAALANATRIPVIASGGIHNLGDIQALLDARAPGIIGAITGRAIYEGTLDVAQAQVLCDNFKG, encoded by the coding sequence ATGCTGATCATCCCTGCGATCGACCTCAAAGACGGCGCCTGCGTGCGTTTGCGCCAAGGCCTGATGGACGATGCCACGGTCTTTTCCGATGACCCGGTGGCGATGGCCGCCAAGTGGGTCGAGGGCGGCTGCCGCCGTCTGCATCTGGTCGACCTCAACGGTGCCTTCGAAGGCCAGCCGGTCAACGGTGAGGTCGTGACCGCCATCGCCCGGCGTTATCCGAACCTGCCGATCCAGATCGGTGGCGGTATCCGCTCGCTGGAAACCATCGAGCACTATGTGAAGGCTGGCGTCAGCTACGTGATCATCGGCACCAAGGCGGTCAAGCAGCCTGAGTTCGTCGGTGAGGCCTGCCGTGCCTTCCCCGGCAAGGTGATCGTTGGCCTGGATGCCAAGGACGGTTTCGTCGCCACCGATGGCTGGGCGCAAGTGAGTACCGTGCAGGTCATCGACCTGGCCAAGCGTTTCGAGGCCGATGGCGTGTCCGCCATCGTCTACACCGATATCGCCAAGGACGGCATGATGCAGGGCTGCAACGTCGAAGCCACCGCTGCCCTGGCCAACGCCACGCGTATCCCGGTGATCGCTTCCGGCGGTATCCACAACCTGGGCGATATCCAGGCACTGCTGGATGCCCGTGCCCCCGGCATCATCGGCGCCATCACTGGCCGTGCCATCTACGAAGGCACGCTGGATGTGGCGCAAGCGCAGGTTCTCTGCGACAACTTCAAGGGCTGA
- the hisF gene encoding imidazole glycerol phosphate synthase subunit HisF, which yields MALAKRIIPCLDVDNGRVVKGVKFENIRDAGDPVEVARRYDEQGADEITFLDITASVDGRDTTLHTVERMASQVFIPLTVGGGVRTVQDIRNLLNAGADKVSINTAAVFNPEFVGEAAQRFGSQCIVVAIDAKKVSAPGETPRWEIFTHGGRKPTGLDAVAWARKMQELGAGEILLTSMDQDGVKSGYDLGVTRAISETVSIPVIASGGVGNLQHLADGILEGKADAVLAASIFHFGEYTVPEAKAYMASRGIVMR from the coding sequence ATGGCTCTGGCTAAACGCATCATCCCCTGCCTCGACGTCGACAATGGCCGTGTGGTCAAGGGCGTCAAGTTCGAGAATATCCGCGACGCCGGCGACCCGGTGGAAGTCGCCCGGCGCTACGATGAGCAGGGCGCCGACGAGATCACCTTCCTCGACATCACCGCCAGTGTCGATGGGCGCGATACCACCCTGCACACCGTCGAGCGCATGGCCAGCCAGGTGTTCATTCCGCTGACTGTCGGTGGAGGCGTGCGTACTGTGCAGGACATCCGCAACCTGCTGAATGCCGGCGCGGACAAGGTGTCGATCAACACGGCGGCGGTGTTCAATCCCGAGTTCGTCGGCGAAGCGGCGCAGCGGTTCGGTTCGCAATGCATTGTGGTCGCCATCGACGCCAAGAAGGTTTCTGCACCTGGCGAGACGCCGCGTTGGGAAATCTTCACCCACGGCGGACGCAAGCCGACGGGTCTGGATGCGGTGGCCTGGGCGCGCAAGATGCAGGAGCTGGGTGCCGGCGAAATATTGCTGACCAGCATGGACCAGGATGGCGTCAAGAGCGGTTATGACCTGGGTGTGACCCGTGCCATCAGCGAGACGGTGAGCATTCCGGTGATCGCCTCTGGCGGTGTCGGCAACCTGCAGCACCTGGCCGACGGCATCCTCGAAGGCAAGGCCGACGCGGTGCTGGCGGCAAGCATCTTCCACTTCGGCGAGTACACCGTGCCCGAGGCCAAGGCTTACATGGCCAGCCGCGGCATCGTCATGCGCTGA
- a CDS encoding AsmA family protein codes for MKAFGKILGLFVFGLLLVLVALGFALTHLFDPNDYKEQIRQLARDKAGLELAINGDIGWSLFPWLGLELHDTTLASSRTPEQTLAELRMLGLSVRVLPLLRREVEMSDITINGLNLTLNINEKGQGNWQGIGQPVQRDETVATATAEEAPASSDTPTANTPSTPAKALKLDIDSLNVSDARISYHDARSGQQLSAEGIELKTGAIREGSAIPVNLSAFFGSNKPVMRARTELQGKLSFDTRQQRYQLEDLRLSGETSGEPLQGKTLAFSTQGQLLADLQAQTAEWKGLKFTANQLRGLGELQITDLQGKPRLDGAVSIAEFSLREFLEGIGQTLPAMADSKALGKAELVTRLTGTDNSLILEDLKLQLDGSTFNGRLGIRDLKRQALLVELKGDTLDLDRYLPPTSEASKAGSAARQQQVNDTVRAAGSAGTTPLPDKPTQHAWSEERVLPIDALRNLDARLALTLDSLTLRQLPFAKVQIKATSQGGLTRLDELRSELYNGRIDAKASLDLRPALPQLSLSPAISRIPLERLLQSQGQQLPMRGLLNLQGDLTTQGNSQRAWIDNLNGKLAMAVDNGVLVEANLEQQLCRAIASLNRKSLSSDPRSQDTPFRALKGNLDIRNGVASNPDLNVNIPGLDVRGKGDLDLRVLALDYRIGLVIEGDKSAMPDPACQVNQRYVGLEWPLQCRGPLELGAKACRFDKDGLGKIAAKLAGDKLNQKIEEKLGDKVSPELRDALKGLFKR; via the coding sequence ATGAAAGCATTCGGCAAAATACTGGGGCTGTTCGTATTCGGTCTGCTGCTGGTCCTCGTGGCTCTAGGCTTCGCCCTGACCCACCTGTTCGACCCCAACGACTACAAGGAACAGATCCGTCAGCTCGCCCGCGACAAGGCCGGGCTGGAACTGGCCATCAATGGCGATATCGGCTGGAGCCTGTTCCCCTGGCTGGGCCTGGAATTGCACGACACCACCCTCGCCAGCAGCCGCACGCCCGAGCAGACCCTCGCCGAACTGCGCATGCTGGGCCTCTCGGTGCGCGTACTGCCGTTGCTGCGGCGCGAAGTGGAAATGAGCGACATCACCATCAACGGCCTGAACCTGACGCTGAACATCAACGAGAAAGGCCAGGGCAACTGGCAAGGCATCGGCCAGCCCGTACAGCGCGATGAGACTGTCGCCACCGCCACTGCAGAAGAAGCACCAGCCTCCTCGGACACGCCCACCGCGAATACCCCCAGTACGCCAGCCAAGGCACTCAAGCTGGATATCGACAGCCTCAACGTGAGCGATGCCCGCATCAGCTATCACGATGCCCGCAGCGGCCAGCAGCTCAGCGCCGAAGGCATCGAACTGAAGACCGGCGCCATCCGCGAAGGCAGCGCCATCCCGGTCAACCTCAGCGCCTTCTTCGGCAGCAATAAGCCGGTGATGCGCGCCCGCACCGAACTGCAAGGCAAGCTGTCGTTCGACACCCGCCAACAGCGCTACCAACTCGAAGACCTGCGCCTCTCCGGGGAAACCTCCGGCGAGCCATTGCAGGGCAAGACCCTCGCCTTCAGTACCCAGGGCCAGTTGTTGGCAGACCTGCAGGCACAGACCGCCGAATGGAAGGGACTCAAGTTCACCGCCAACCAGTTGCGCGGCCTGGGTGAACTGCAAATCACCGACCTGCAAGGCAAACCACGCCTGGATGGCGCCGTCTCCATCGCCGAATTCAGCCTGCGCGAATTCCTCGAAGGCATCGGCCAGACGCTGCCCGCCATGGCTGATAGCAAGGCGCTGGGCAAGGCCGAACTGGTCACCCGCCTGACCGGAACCGACAACAGCCTGATCCTCGAAGACCTGAAACTGCAGCTCGACGGCAGTACCTTCAATGGCCGCCTCGGCATCCGCGACCTCAAGCGCCAGGCCCTGCTGGTCGAACTCAAGGGCGACACCCTCGACCTCGACCGCTACCTGCCGCCCACCAGCGAAGCCAGCAAGGCCGGCAGTGCGGCACGCCAGCAGCAAGTCAACGACACCGTACGCGCCGCCGGTAGCGCCGGCACCACGCCGCTGCCGGACAAGCCCACGCAACATGCCTGGAGCGAAGAACGCGTGCTGCCCATCGATGCCCTGCGCAACCTCGATGCCCGCCTCGCACTGACACTGGACAGCCTCACCCTGCGCCAACTGCCCTTCGCCAAGGTACAGATCAAGGCCACCAGCCAGGGCGGCCTGACCCGCCTCGATGAACTGCGCAGCGAACTCTACAACGGCCGTATCGACGCCAAGGCCAGCCTCGACCTGCGCCCGGCACTGCCACAACTGAGCCTGAGCCCGGCCATCAGCCGCATTCCCCTCGAGCGCCTGTTGCAAAGCCAGGGCCAGCAGTTGCCGATGCGCGGCCTGCTCAACCTGCAGGGCGACCTGACCACCCAGGGCAACAGCCAACGTGCCTGGATCGACAACCTCAACGGCAAGCTGGCCATGGCGGTCGACAACGGCGTGCTGGTCGAGGCCAACCTGGAGCAGCAACTGTGCCGCGCCATCGCCAGCCTCAACCGCAAATCGTTGAGCAGCGATCCGCGCAGCCAGGACACGCCATTCCGCGCCCTCAAAGGCAACCTGGACATCCGCAATGGCGTCGCCAGCAATCCCGACCTGAACGTCAACATCCCCGGCCTCGACGTGCGCGGCAAGGGCGACCTGGACCTGCGCGTGCTCGCCCTCGACTACCGCATCGGCCTGGTCATCGAAGGCGACAAGAGCGCCATGCCCGACCCCGCCTGCCAGGTCAACCAGCGCTACGTCGGACTCGAATGGCCGCTGCAATGCCGTGGGCCGCTGGAACTGGGCGCCAAGGCCTGCCGCTTTGACAAGGACGGCCTGGGCAAGATCGCCGCCAAACTGGCCGGCGACAAACTCAAC